Proteins co-encoded in one Candidatus Bathyarchaeota archaeon genomic window:
- a CDS encoding endonuclease V: MTAPLPIERLRNLQKAIAAKMVAEDFFERPLRRVAGVDVAYSNSKAYAAIVITELPGFKVVEETVYVGRAPIPYIPGLLAFREGPLILKVLTVVRNRFQVLLINGHGIAHPLRCGLATYVGVLASKPTVGVAGKLLVGRVLQQPKKPLEYTPIQFEGNIVGYCLKPRGRGKPIYVSPGHLVSLDGALDVAIASLGRYRMPEPLRLAHLAANRARRSDHSE, translated from the coding sequence TTGACCGCGCCGCTACCCATAGAGAGGCTTAGGAATCTTCAGAAGGCCATAGCCGCGAAGATGGTTGCGGAAGACTTCTTCGAGAGACCTCTTCGTAGGGTCGCGGGTGTGGATGTTGCTTACAGCAATTCTAAGGCCTATGCAGCTATAGTCATCACGGAGCTGCCAGGCTTCAAAGTAGTAGAAGAGACTGTCTACGTCGGTAGGGCTCCGATACCTTACATACCAGGCTTATTGGCGTTCAGGGAAGGCCCACTTATCCTGAAGGTCTTAACGGTCGTTAGAAACAGATTCCAGGTTCTTTTAATCAACGGACATGGGATAGCTCACCCTCTTAGATGTGGATTAGCTACCTATGTAGGTGTCTTAGCAAGTAAACCCACAGTCGGAGTCGCTGGGAAATTGTTAGTAGGCCGTGTACTCCAACAGCCTAAGAAACCTTTGGAGTATACACCTATACAGTTCGAGGGGAATATTGTGGGATACTGTCTTAAGCCTAGGGGGCGTGGTAAACCTATATACGTGTCTCCGGGGCATCTCGTGTCGCTTGATGGAGCTTTAGACGTAGCTATAGCTTCTCTCGGCCGTTATAGAATGCCAGAGCCCCTCAGACTAGCCCATCTAGCCGCTAACCGGGCTAGACGATCCGACCATAGCGAATAG